The Rhizobium viscosum genomic sequence CATCGAGGCGATCCGCCAGGGCCGCACCGACCGGGCGCTGACGGTTGCGACCGACGGTTCGCTGAGTGCGGAAGCGCTGATCCGCTTCTCGCTGCTGTCTGCTCTTTCCACGCAGAACGATCCGCCGACCAAGGCGTCCAAGCCCTTCAGCAAGGATCGCGACGGTTTCGTCATCGCCGAGGGTGCTGCGACGCTGGTGCTGGAATCGCTTGAGGCGGCTGTCGCACGCGGCGCCAAGGTGCTCGGCATCATGAAGGGTGCCGGCGACAAGGCCGACAGCTTCCACCGCACGCGCTCTTCGCCCGATGGCGGTCCGGCAATCGCCACGATCCGCGCAGCCCTTGCCGATGCCGGCATGAGCGAGACCGATATTGGCTATATCAATGCGCACGGCACTTCGACGCCTGAAAACGACAAGATGGAATATGGCTCCATGTCCGCCGTCTTCGGCGAGAAGCTGGTCGGCATTCCGGTGTCTTCCAACAAGTCGATGATCGGCCATACGCTGACGGCGGCCGGTGCGGTCGAGGCGGTCTTCTCGCTGCAGACAATGCTGACTGGCACGCTGCCGCCGACGATCAACTATAACAACCCGGATCCGTCGATCGTTCTCGATGTCGTACCGAACAAGAAGCGGGAAGCCCAGGTTTCGGCCGTGCTTTCCAACTCTTTCGGCTTCGGCGGACAGAACGCCAGCCTTGTCATGGCGCTCGAACCGGCTTAGAGACCCTCCTTGATTTTGGGAAGAAGTGGTTTTTGACGTCATCCTCGGGCTTGTCCCGAGGATCTACTTACGTCACTCAATGACCGCTGGCAGATGCTCGGGACAGGCCCGAGCATGACGACGATCCGCGTGGAAGAAAGAACTATACATCATGCGCGCTTTGCAACTGATTGATGACCGCAAGCTTGAGATCACCGACCTGCCGGAACCGGATGCACCGGCCGCCGGCGAAGTGACGCTGCGCGTCAAGGCGGTTGCGCTGAATCATATCGATGTGTGGGGCTGGCGCGGCATGGCATTCGCCAAGCGCAAGATGCCGCTCGTGATCGGTGCTGAGGCTTCCGGTGTGGTCGAGGCGATCGGTCCGGGCGTGGCGAACGTCCTGCCCGGTCAGCTTGTGTCGATCTACGGCGCGCGCACCTGCGGCCTCTGCCGTCCCTGCCGCGAAGGCCGCGACAATCTCTGCGAACATGTCTCCGGCGTGCATGGCTTCCATCTCGATGGCTTCGCGCAGGAGAAGGTGAACCTGCCGGCGCGCCTGCTCGTTCCTGCTCCTCCCGGCGTCGATGCGATCGGGGCAGCGCTTGCGCCCGTCACCTTCGGCACGGTCGAGCACATGCTCTTCGACAATGCCAAGCTCGAACCCGGCGAGACGATCCTCGTTCATGCCGGCGGTTCCGGCATCGGCACGGCGGCGATTCAGCTTGCCAAGAAGATCGGCTGCACTGTCATCACCACCGTCGGTTCCGACGACAAGATCGAGAAGGCGAAGGCGCTTGGCGCCGATCATGTCATCAATTATCGCACCGATCGTTTCGAAGGCGTCGTGCGCAAGCTCACCAAGAAGAAGGGCGTCGATGTCGTCTTCGAACATGTGGGCAAGGATACCTGGGCAGGCTCGATGCTATGCATGAAGCGCGGCGGGCGTCTCGTGACCTGCGGCTCGACCTCGGGTGTTTCGACCGAGATGAACCTGATGATGCTTTTCCAGCAGCAGCTGAAGCTCCTCGGCTCCTTCGGCTGCCGGATGGAGAACATGGCGGATGCCATGCAGAAGATGGGCCGCGGCCTCGTTCATCCCGTCATCGATACCGAAGTCGGCTTCGACGATATCGACCGCGCTTTGGAGCGCATGGAATCCCGGCAGATCTTCGGTAAGATCATCCTGAAGATGGACTGACCGAGTGAAGCTTTTCATCACCAGGATCGTTCTGGCGCTCAGGCGTTTCCAGCAATGGCTGGTGGCGCAGCTGATGTTCGGCTTCCTGAACTTCCTGAAGCTTTTTCCGGCCGATGGCGCCATGCGCTTTGCCGACTGGATGACGCGCCAGATCGGCAAGCGCTTGAAGCGCCACAAGCTGATGCTCTATAATCTGCGCCGGGCCTTTCCGGAAAAGAGCGATGCGGAGCTCGAGGCGATCGCGCTGGAAAGCTGGGGCAATATGGGCCGGCTTGCGGCCGAATATGTCTTCCTCGACCAGCTCTTCGATTTCGATCCCACGAGCGACAAGCCGGGCAGGGTGGAAGTCTCAGGCATTCCGATCTTCCTGGAGCTGCGCGATAATCCGCGTCCCTTCATCGTCTTTACCGGCCATACCGGCAATTTCGAGCTTTTGCCGGTCGCGGGCAATGCCTTCGGTCTCAGCGTGACCGTGCTCTTCCGCCCGCCGAACAATCCTTATGTGGCGCAGAAGGTCTTCGATTTCCGCAGTGGCCGCATGGGCAAGCTCGTGCCGTCGCATGCCGGCTCTTCCTTTACGCTTGCCCGTCAGCTGGAAGCAGGGCAGGGCGTTGGCGTGCTCGTCGACCAGAAATTCAGCCGCGGGTTGAAGACGACGTTCTTCGGGCTTGAGACCAAGACCAATCCGCTCCTGCCGAAGCTGGTGCGCCAGTTCAATTGCGAGGTCTATCCCGCCCGCTGCATCCGTCTGCCGGGCGGTCGCTATCGGCTGGAAATCGAGCCGAAGATGGAGATGCCGCGCGACGAGAAGGGCAATCTGGACCTTCCCGCCACGGCACAGATGATGAACGACAAGGTGGAGAGCTGGGTGCGCGAATACCCGGCCCAATGGCTGTGGTACCACGACCGCTGGGATATCAAGCGTTCCGTCAGTCTGTAAGAATCTGCCTGTAAGATTTTGCTCCTGATTTGTAATCGGTGAAAAGCGAGAGGTTTGCGTCAGTTGAAACTGAGTACGGTTCATGTTACGCGTCTCTACTAGGGCGCGCAAAGCACCTACCGCAGGGCGTAATCTTTCATTAAGCATAGGCCTCGACCGGTGTTCGGAACGTTTCTCAGGAAATGGATATTGGGGGTATCTTGCTTGAGTTGTTCAGGGCCTTTTCCTTGCGCTGCGCGCAGATCGAGGAAGCGATAAGGCTAGGGGATGATGGGCGCGTGGAGGCGCTCGACCGTGATATCCAGCCGCTTGTCGAGGCGATCCTCGCATGCAGGGCGTCCAGTCTTATCGAAGTTTATATGCAACTTCAGTTTGTAAGTTACCTCATCGCGCAGGATGCCGACGACGGGGCTTTCGTGACGCAATATGCCGCCGTGCTCTCCTATCTGCTCGACCGCTATTTCGGCGCGCATGCGCCGGACTGGCGCGTGCCGCTGCCGGCGGACATGAAGCTCAGGCCGCCGCCCGCCTATATTCCCGACACCGATAACGGCCAATTCCTCAACGCGGCGATCCTGCAGACGCTGCCGGACCGCGTGGCGGTACTGACGAAGGATTACCGCTACCTCTATTCCAATCCCGTCAACTGCGCTCACCTTGGCAAGAATGCCATGCAGCTCATCGGTCGCCATATCGTCGAGTTCATCGGCGAGGAGCGCTTTGCCAGCGAGGTGAAGGAAAAGCTCGACGCCTGCTTCGATGGCGTGCCGGCGGATTACACCTACGCGAGGGATGAGCGGCACAATCGCTGCCGGATGGTGCCGCTGCACGACGCGGCGAAGAAGGTGATCGGGGCGCTCATCACCATTCAGAATCTCCGCGCTGCGGACGCCTGATTTCAGTCTTTACTCCAGACGGCGAGTTCGTAGCCGTCCTTGTCGATAAAATGGAAGCGCCGGCCGCCGGGGAAGGGCGTGATCGGTTTTGCAATGGTGCCGCCGGCCTTTTCGACGCTCGCGAGCGCATCTTCCAGCTTTTCGGCATAGAGGATGACGAGCGGGCCGCCTGCGGCACGCACCGGGCTGAGATTGGTGAAGCCGCCTTTCAGCCTTCCGTCGTCGAACTCGCAGTAGTTCTCCCCGTAATCGGTGAAGCGCCAGCCGAAGGCCGTGCCGTAGAAGGCTTTTGCCGCACCAATATCGGCAACGTTAAACTCGACATAGTCGATGCGGCGGTCATTTTGAGCGTCGTTGCTGGCCATCTTATTTCTCCATCATCGATTTCAGAGCCGCCAGATCCTTCTGGATATGGGCGGCATCGGCGGCGAATTGTTCGTCGGTCATGCCCGGCAGGCGCAACAGCGTGAACATCACCTCGCAGCCATCGCCATTCGGCACGATGCGCAGCGCGTTATAGACGCGCAGGCCGGATTCGATCGTGACAGTATGGTCGATGACGCCGAATTCGTTCGGCGGCACGAAGCTCACGCGGATGCTGCCGAGCGGACCGTGGGCGAGCCAGTCTTCGCCATCGGGTTCCAGGCCGCTCGCAAGGCCGGAGGCCCAGAGCGGCATGTTCTCCGGCCTGCCGGCGAAATCATAGACATCGCGCCAGTCTCTTTTGATCGTGATGTGGACGATGCGGGCGGGCATTGTGTTCATCGGTCTGTCCTTTTGCTTTGCGCCAGACTAGCAGGCCGGCCCGGGCCGTCTTGAACAAAACGGTCAGCGGGTCGTCAATTGAGCGAGCATGGCTGATGGTGTCAGTGTCGTCAGTTCGCCGATCTCTCGGGTCATATGAGCCTGATCGGAAAAGCCGGCGTCGAGGGCGAGAGCGGCAAGGGACGGGGTCTCACTTGCGCGGCACAAGGCCATGAAACGCTGCAACCGGCGGACGCGTTCCAGCGTCTTGATGCCGTAGCCGAAATGGTGGTGGGCGCGGCGGCGCAATTGCCGTTCGCCGATGTCGAGCCTCTGCTGCAGGTCGCCGATACGGCCCGGTCCATGGTCTGCAGCGGCAAAGATCAGGCGAGCCTCAGGATCTGGCTCCGCTTCTTCCCTTGCCAGGTCACCCAACAGGGTGGCGAAGAGCGGGAGAGCGGCGGCGCCATCCGGACGGTCGGACAGGTGCTGTTCGAGGAGGGCAGCCTTTTCAGGCGCGAGATCGCTGAGGGGAATGGAAAGGCCGGTGATCTCCGACAGCGGCACCTTCAGCCAGGCGACACCAGCGCCCGGTGCAAAACGCGCGCCGATAATGCGCATGCCCGGCATCATCGGCGGGAAGGCGGCGGTGCGGTCCGGCCCAGCGACGAAGAGGCGGCCTGCTGCAAAAAGGAGATCGCAATAGCCGTCGGGCACGATGGCAACCGGGCCTGCGGTCTGAATCTCATGCGTCCAGAGGCAGCGGAAATGCGGCGCAAGG encodes the following:
- a CDS encoding beta-ketoacyl-ACP synthase, giving the protein MTASVYKDHLGRPIVAVTGMGIITSLGQGLKDNWAALSSGTSGIHDITRFPTDGLSTRIAGTVDFIDIPVPNAVERSYAFARETTIEALADAGLSGDFNGPLFLAAPPIEPEWSARFELADRSPAADHPGDAYERFLAAMRQRPDPAFHEAALFGAISERLSDRFGTRGLPVTLSTACASGVTAIQLGIEAIRQGRTDRALTVATDGSLSAEALIRFSLLSALSTQNDPPTKASKPFSKDRDGFVIAEGAATLVLESLEAAVARGAKVLGIMKGAGDKADSFHRTRSSPDGGPAIATIRAALADAGMSETDIGYINAHGTSTPENDKMEYGSMSAVFGEKLVGIPVSSNKSMIGHTLTAAGAVEAVFSLQTMLTGTLPPTINYNNPDPSIVLDVVPNKKREAQVSAVLSNSFGFGGQNASLVMALEPA
- a CDS encoding zinc-binding dehydrogenase; this translates as MRALQLIDDRKLEITDLPEPDAPAAGEVTLRVKAVALNHIDVWGWRGMAFAKRKMPLVIGAEASGVVEAIGPGVANVLPGQLVSIYGARTCGLCRPCREGRDNLCEHVSGVHGFHLDGFAQEKVNLPARLLVPAPPGVDAIGAALAPVTFGTVEHMLFDNAKLEPGETILVHAGGSGIGTAAIQLAKKIGCTVITTVGSDDKIEKAKALGADHVINYRTDRFEGVVRKLTKKKGVDVVFEHVGKDTWAGSMLCMKRGGRLVTCGSTSGVSTEMNLMMLFQQQLKLLGSFGCRMENMADAMQKMGRGLVHPVIDTEVGFDDIDRALERMESRQIFGKIILKMD
- a CDS encoding lipid A biosynthesis lauroyl acyltransferase, with translation MKLFITRIVLALRRFQQWLVAQLMFGFLNFLKLFPADGAMRFADWMTRQIGKRLKRHKLMLYNLRRAFPEKSDAELEAIALESWGNMGRLAAEYVFLDQLFDFDPTSDKPGRVEVSGIPIFLELRDNPRPFIVFTGHTGNFELLPVAGNAFGLSVTVLFRPPNNPYVAQKVFDFRSGRMGKLVPSHAGSSFTLARQLEAGQGVGVLVDQKFSRGLKTTFFGLETKTNPLLPKLVRQFNCEVYPARCIRLPGGRYRLEIEPKMEMPRDEKGNLDLPATAQMMNDKVESWVREYPAQWLWYHDRWDIKRSVSL
- a CDS encoding PAS domain-containing protein → MLELFRAFSLRCAQIEEAIRLGDDGRVEALDRDIQPLVEAILACRASSLIEVYMQLQFVSYLIAQDADDGAFVTQYAAVLSYLLDRYFGAHAPDWRVPLPADMKLRPPPAYIPDTDNGQFLNAAILQTLPDRVAVLTKDYRYLYSNPVNCAHLGKNAMQLIGRHIVEFIGEERFASEVKEKLDACFDGVPADYTYARDERHNRCRMVPLHDAAKKVIGALITIQNLRAADA
- a CDS encoding VOC family protein, encoding MASNDAQNDRRIDYVEFNVADIGAAKAFYGTAFGWRFTDYGENYCEFDDGRLKGGFTNLSPVRAAGGPLVILYAEKLEDALASVEKAGGTIAKPITPFPGGRRFHFIDKDGYELAVWSKD
- a CDS encoding SRPBCC family protein, whose product is MNTMPARIVHITIKRDWRDVYDFAGRPENMPLWASGLASGLEPDGEDWLAHGPLGSIRVSFVPPNEFGVIDHTVTIESGLRVYNALRIVPNGDGCEVMFTLLRLPGMTDEQFAADAAHIQKDLAALKSMMEK
- a CDS encoding helix-turn-helix domain-containing protein, coding for MTTAAARQSDIRPLLAKRAGRYREYAPLPALAPHFRCLWTHEIQTAGPVAIVPDGYCDLLFAAGRLFVAGPDRTAAFPPMMPGMRIIGARFAPGAGVAWLKVPLSEITGLSIPLSDLAPEKAALLEQHLSDRPDGAAALPLFATLLGDLAREEAEPDPEARLIFAAADHGPGRIGDLQQRLDIGERQLRRRAHHHFGYGIKTLERVRRLQRFMALCRASETPSLAALALDAGFSDQAHMTREIGELTTLTPSAMLAQLTTR